Proteins encoded together in one Paracoccus sp. SMMA_5_TC window:
- a CDS encoding CoA pyrophosphatase, translating into MSVSIRARLLSALARPASPSSDFDLGGPGPEPAGLRPAAVLAAFDAADGRLILTKRASSLRNHPGQIALPGGKVDPGDRDETAAALREAQEEIGLPPAQVEVLGCLPPHRTITNYAMTPVVGLIHGTFTPIPEAGEVEEVFAVPFAHVADPASYRVEGRLWRGIRRDYYVAPWGPYYIWGATARVLHALAQRLAS; encoded by the coding sequence TTGAGCGTGTCGATCCGCGCCCGTCTGCTGTCCGCGCTGGCCCGTCCGGCCTCGCCTTCGTCGGATTTCGACCTGGGCGGGCCGGGCCCCGAGCCGGCTGGCCTGCGCCCGGCCGCGGTGCTGGCGGCCTTTGACGCCGCCGACGGGCGGCTGATCCTGACCAAGCGCGCCAGCAGTCTGCGCAACCATCCCGGCCAGATCGCCCTGCCCGGCGGCAAGGTCGATCCCGGCGACCGCGACGAAACCGCCGCCGCCCTGCGCGAGGCGCAGGAGGAAATCGGCCTGCCGCCCGCACAGGTCGAGGTTCTGGGCTGCCTGCCGCCGCATCGCACCATCACCAATTACGCCATGACCCCGGTGGTCGGGCTGATCCACGGCACCTTCACCCCGATCCCCGAGGCGGGCGAGGTCGAAGAGGTCTTTGCCGTGCCCTTTGCCCATGTGGCCGACCCTGCCAGCTACCGCGTCGAGGGTCGGCTGTGGCGGGGCATCCGCCGCGACTATTATGTCGCGCCCTGGGGGCCTTATTACATCTGGGGCGCGACCGCGCGGGTGCTGCACGCGCTGGCGCAGAGGTTGGCGTCATGA
- the hslO gene encoding Hsp33 family molecular chaperone HslO, translating into MTETMELSRDDSVLPFQLERSGMRGRAARLGPLLEHILSRHDYPVAVSAMVAELALLTALIGQTIKLRWKLSLQVRGNGAIRTIATDYYAPETDGGPARMRAWASFDPERLQPGAAGFDQLGQGYFAVLIDQGEGTTPYQGMTPLAGGSLASCAQTYFARSEQLPTRFELTVGRAQAPGQHDPHWRAGGIMLQTLPASSQSAVTGEEIEAADILQGAQSEDWNRSTMLLGTVEAMELVDSSLPLPNLVYRLFHEEEPLAFDPQPLVFGCSCNADRVRGTLSIYSAKDIAHMTNEAGVVTADCQFCGAHYEFDPRSLGFEATLDAQGNPLAVGSDGAESRAAP; encoded by the coding sequence ATGACCGAGACGATGGAGCTTTCCCGCGACGACAGCGTATTGCCCTTTCAGCTAGAGCGATCGGGCATGCGCGGCCGCGCCGCCAGGCTTGGTCCGCTGCTGGAACATATCCTGTCGCGCCACGATTATCCGGTAGCGGTCAGCGCCATGGTGGCCGAACTGGCGCTGCTGACGGCGCTGATCGGCCAGACGATCAAGCTGCGCTGGAAGCTGTCCTTGCAGGTGCGCGGCAATGGCGCGATCCGCACCATCGCCACCGATTACTACGCGCCCGAAACCGACGGCGGCCCGGCGCGGATGCGCGCCTGGGCTAGCTTCGATCCCGAAAGGCTGCAACCGGGCGCCGCAGGCTTCGACCAGCTGGGCCAGGGCTATTTTGCGGTGCTGATCGACCAGGGCGAAGGCACGACCCCCTATCAGGGCATGACGCCGCTTGCGGGCGGATCGCTGGCCAGCTGCGCGCAGACCTATTTCGCCCGCTCGGAACAGCTGCCGACCCGTTTCGAACTGACGGTCGGTCGCGCACAGGCACCGGGCCAGCACGATCCGCATTGGCGTGCGGGCGGCATCATGCTGCAAACCCTGCCCGCCAGCAGCCAGTCTGCCGTCACCGGCGAGGAAATCGAAGCCGCCGATATCCTGCAAGGCGCCCAGTCCGAGGACTGGAACCGCTCGACCATGCTGCTAGGCACCGTCGAGGCGATGGAACTGGTCGATTCGTCGCTGCCGCTGCCGAACCTGGTCTATCGCCTGTTCCACGAGGAAGAGCCGCTGGCCTTCGACCCGCAGCCGCTGGTCTTTGGCTGCTCCTGCAACGCGGATCGGGTGCGCGGCACGCTGTCGATCTATTCGGCCAAGGACATCGCCCACATGACCAACGAGGCCGGCGTGGTCACGGCAGACTGCCAGTTCTGCGGTGCCCATTACGAATTCGACCCGCGCAGCCTGGGGTTCGAGGCCACCCTGGACGCGCAGGGCAATCCCCTGGCTGTGGGCAGCGACGGCGCCGAAAGCCGTGCGGCGCCTTGA
- the rpe gene encoding ribulose-phosphate 3-epimerase, with the protein MTFDRRIKIAPSILSADFANFGQECRAVEEQGADWVHVDVMDGHFVPNLTFGPAMCKAIRPHIRGVMDVHLMIAPVDPYIQAFAEAGADIITAHAEAGPHIHRTLQAIRASGARAGLALNPGTPAEAAAPVLDDIDLICVMTVNPGFGGQKFIRSMIDKVRVLRAMIGDRPIHIEIDGGVDAQTAPLVAAAGADVLVAGSAVFRGGSVADPAPYGANIRAIREAAEAARR; encoded by the coding sequence ATGACCTTCGACCGCCGCATCAAGATCGCGCCCTCGATCCTGTCCGCCGATTTCGCGAATTTCGGCCAGGAGTGCCGCGCCGTCGAGGAGCAGGGCGCCGACTGGGTTCATGTCGATGTGATGGACGGCCATTTCGTCCCCAACCTGACTTTCGGCCCGGCGATGTGCAAGGCGATCCGGCCGCATATTCGCGGGGTGATGGACGTGCATCTGATGATTGCACCCGTCGATCCCTATATCCAGGCTTTTGCCGAGGCCGGCGCTGACATCATCACCGCCCATGCCGAGGCCGGCCCCCATATCCACCGCACCTTGCAGGCGATCCGCGCCAGCGGCGCCCGCGCGGGGCTGGCGCTCAATCCCGGCACCCCGGCCGAGGCGGCGGCCCCGGTTCTTGATGACATCGACCTGATTTGCGTGATGACGGTGAACCCCGGCTTTGGCGGGCAGAAGTTCATCCGCTCGATGATCGACAAGGTGCGGGTGCTGCGCGCCATGATCGGCGACCGTCCCATCCATATCGAGATCGACGGCGGCGTTGATGCGCAGACCGCGCCCTTGGTGGCGGCAGCGGGGGCAGATGTGCTGGTGGCGGGATCGGCGGTGTTCCGGGGCGGCTCGGTTGCCGATCCCGCGCCCTATGGCGCGAACATACGCGCCATCCGCGAGGCCGCCGAGGCCGCGCGGCGGTGA
- a CDS encoding 3-deoxy-D-manno-octulosonic acid transferase, with product MIWRGATALAGAALDLIAPLGSPDWRERLALEGPVIAPGGVWLHAASLGELASVRVLASDLARDLPLVVTTNTTSGRDLARRMGHACALAPLDLPQALRRFLDRTRPSVLVTVENELWPNRSAMTAARGVAQVVVGARISARSAARWRRLPGLIAPMLGRIDALSAQDADSEARLLELGLPPQALTPRLNLKLLAPSQTRPDPEAPDRARVILAASTHDGEDAVVLDAFLAARARQGDLRLILAPRHPARGDAVAALIAARGLPLARRSQGADAQAPVLLADTLGEMERWYRAAGICITGGSLVDHGGHTPWEPAAWRCAIVHGPHVANHAADYADLDAAGAASPVRPAELADLLPQLAGDVACQRRMGAAARAILVARAGDPATLLAQIRHLARGDLVSGAARTDI from the coding sequence GTGATCTGGCGCGGCGCCACGGCGCTGGCGGGCGCGGCGCTGGACCTGATCGCGCCCCTGGGCAGCCCCGATTGGCGCGAACGTCTGGCGCTGGAGGGGCCGGTCATCGCCCCCGGGGGCGTCTGGCTGCATGCCGCCAGCCTGGGCGAGCTGGCCTCGGTCCGGGTGCTGGCCAGCGATCTTGCCCGCGATCTGCCGCTGGTCGTCACCACCAACACCACCAGTGGCCGCGATCTGGCGCGGCGGATGGGCCATGCCTGTGCGCTGGCGCCGCTGGATCTGCCGCAGGCGTTGCGGCGGTTTCTGGATCGCACGCGGCCATCGGTCCTGGTGACGGTGGAAAACGAACTCTGGCCCAACCGCTCGGCGATGACGGCGGCTCGGGGGGTGGCGCAGGTCGTCGTCGGCGCGCGCATCTCGGCGCGGTCGGCGGCACGCTGGCGGCGGCTGCCGGGTTTGATCGCGCCGATGCTGGGGCGTATCGACGCACTGTCGGCACAGGACGCGGACAGCGAGGCGCGGCTGCTGGAGCTGGGGTTGCCCCCGCAGGCGCTGACCCCGCGGCTGAACCTGAAGCTGCTGGCGCCGTCGCAGACCCGACCGGACCCCGAGGCCCCCGATCGCGCGCGGGTGATCCTGGCCGCCTCGACCCATGACGGCGAGGACGCAGTTGTGCTTGATGCCTTTCTTGCAGCCCGGGCGCGGCAGGGGGATCTAAGGCTGATCCTGGCGCCGCGTCATCCGGCGCGCGGTGATGCGGTGGCCGCGCTGATCGCGGCGCGCGGACTGCCGCTGGCGCGGCGCAGCCAAGGGGCGGACGCGCAGGCGCCGGTTCTGCTGGCCGACACGCTGGGCGAGATGGAGCGCTGGTATCGTGCTGCCGGCATCTGCATCACCGGCGGTTCGCTGGTGGATCACGGCGGTCATACCCCCTGGGAGCCCGCCGCCTGGCGTTGTGCCATAGTGCACGGCCCCCATGTCGCCAATCACGCTGCCGATTATGCCGATCTGGATGCGGCCGGCGCGGCAAGCCCGGTTCGGCCGGCAGAGCTGGCGGATTTGTTGCCGCAGCTGGCCGGGGATGTGGCCTGTCAGCGCCGCATGGGGGCCGCTGCGCGCGCGATTCTGGTGGCAAGGGCTGGCGATCCTGCCACGTTGCTGGCGCAGATTCGGCACCTGGCGCGGGGCGATCTTGTATCCGGCGCGGCGCGGACAGATATCTGA
- a CDS encoding DUF1178 family protein gives MIRYALRCDHGHDFDGWFRSSEAFDSLRSAGQVTCAHCGSPHVDKALMAPLVAHGSGDDAPLRSPRDPHEEALERLRRHVEETSDYVGMSFAAEARAMHEGRAPERPIHGEARLDEARRLLEDGIPVAPLPFRARQRVN, from the coding sequence ATGATCCGTTATGCCCTGCGTTGTGACCATGGCCATGACTTCGATGGCTGGTTCAGATCCTCGGAGGCCTTCGATTCCCTGCGTTCTGCGGGGCAGGTGACCTGCGCGCATTGCGGCAGCCCGCATGTCGACAAGGCGCTGATGGCGCCGCTGGTCGCGCATGGCTCTGGCGACGACGCGCCCTTGCGCAGCCCGCGCGATCCGCATGAAGAGGCGCTGGAACGCCTGCGTCGTCATGTCGAGGAAACGTCGGATTACGTCGGCATGTCCTTTGCCGCCGAAGCGCGCGCCATGCATGAAGGCCGCGCGCCCGAGCGGCCCATCCATGGGGAAGCGCGTCTGGACGAGGCGCGTCGCCTGCTCGAGGATGGTATTCCGGTCGCGCCCCTGCCTTTCCGCGCCCGCCAGCGCGTCAACTGA
- a CDS encoding thioesterase domain-containing protein, producing MFAADAAQDGPAWGLALTEAQEGLWYAQALEPANPAMNRAHVLDLRGPLNRDVWAQAVARTIAETPALALRFRSCAAGPRQWPGRPPMLGYVDVSARSQPLQQAHAQMQADLNRPLDLAQDPAGAVTLFVLGPDHHLMYLRLHQLACDDAGIMAILHQMAGHYLAMLGLGRAPRPFRAWAHAIDQDRFWRHSPRRQVERAFWLQRLTGSPAIPAEHGDQRSGTGAPARPVSGIGRFEVLHRPLPARISAIVADQAASNALAWPDLLAAIATRYLSHWMDCALLGIGHSALADKDRASLPCMSANILPHAPDSSSPETSVQSWLTEQSRQLAEARAHGRYRSEHLRRDLGMVGSGRRLFGAVIDLQPQNVPPNLPQMSLRLQPMGGWVPAPLLVGFHGRPDTGLSLSLTGENGVHDIAALTGLADGIEAVIEALPSARRLKDLPLPRPPQRVVGPAPPATLAPPPRAHGATETLLGQLVARILGLPAPPGPQDDFFALGGDSLAAVRLAREIGVAMGRTPGLGTIFAYPMLGRLAAELDTASPQSAGFGPALLLAPGPAQMAPLFLLPPAAGLSWAYRALAQGLHPPRRVYGLQHPMLMQDDTLPASLPALARHYAAQICELAPDGPLHLAGWAAGGILAQEVAVILMAQGRRPGMVALLDSYPAELWRDRAAAPTSASELLIQAGFLPSSGEMTDERDASTLASPMLERALDSARALTEQIRAHHHRRYQGKLIHFQGLPQDASQVPPPDSWAPYAEAIEAVPVPLAHQDFLHPDGVLLIASELGRRLAETAAPTPGQQA from the coding sequence ATGTTCGCGGCGGACGCAGCACAGGACGGCCCTGCATGGGGGCTGGCGCTTACCGAAGCGCAAGAGGGGCTGTGGTATGCGCAGGCGCTGGAGCCGGCGAATCCGGCCATGAACAGGGCGCATGTTCTGGATCTGCGCGGGCCGCTGAACCGAGATGTCTGGGCCCAGGCTGTCGCCCGCACCATTGCCGAAACCCCGGCCTTGGCGTTGCGCTTTCGCAGCTGCGCGGCGGGGCCACGGCAATGGCCCGGCCGGCCGCCGATGCTGGGATATGTCGATGTCTCGGCGCGGTCGCAGCCGCTTCAGCAGGCTCATGCGCAAATGCAGGCCGATCTGAACCGGCCGCTGGATCTGGCGCAGGATCCGGCCGGGGCGGTGACGCTGTTCGTCCTGGGCCCCGATCATCACCTGATGTATCTGCGTCTGCATCAGTTGGCCTGCGACGACGCCGGCATCATGGCCATCCTGCATCAGATGGCCGGACATTACCTGGCCATGCTGGGCCTTGGGCGGGCACCGCGCCCGTTTCGCGCCTGGGCCCATGCCATCGACCAGGACCGCTTCTGGCGCCACTCACCCCGACGCCAGGTCGAGCGCGCCTTCTGGCTGCAGCGTCTGACCGGATCGCCGGCGATCCCGGCAGAGCATGGCGATCAGCGATCCGGGACGGGCGCGCCCGCCCGTCCTGTCTCGGGCATCGGGCGGTTCGAGGTGCTGCACCGGCCCCTGCCCGCGCGGATTTCCGCCATCGTGGCCGATCAGGCGGCCAGCAACGCCCTCGCCTGGCCAGATCTGCTTGCCGCGATCGCCACGCGGTATCTGAGCCATTGGATGGACTGCGCGTTGCTGGGCATCGGCCATTCGGCCCTTGCAGACAAGGACCGCGCCAGCCTGCCCTGCATGTCCGCGAACATCCTGCCCCATGCGCCGGACAGTTCCTCGCCCGAAACATCCGTGCAATCCTGGCTGACCGAACAATCCCGGCAACTGGCAGAGGCTCGGGCCCATGGTCGCTATCGCAGCGAACATCTGCGCCGTGATCTGGGAATGGTGGGCAGCGGTCGGCGGCTGTTTGGTGCCGTGATCGACCTGCAACCGCAGAATGTTCCGCCTAACCTGCCCCAGATGTCCCTTCGGTTGCAGCCGATGGGCGGGTGGGTGCCCGCACCGCTGCTGGTCGGCTTTCACGGCCGGCCCGACACGGGCCTGTCGCTGTCCCTGACCGGCGAGAATGGCGTTCACGATATCGCGGCCCTGACAGGTCTGGCCGACGGGATCGAGGCGGTGATCGAGGCATTGCCCAGCGCGCGCCGGCTGAAGGATCTGCCGCTGCCCCGACCCCCGCAGCGTGTCGTCGGCCCGGCACCCCCGGCGACGCTTGCGCCGCCGCCGCGGGCTCATGGCGCAACCGAGACTCTTCTTGGCCAGCTTGTGGCCCGGATCCTGGGCCTGCCGGCTCCACCCGGACCACAGGACGATTTCTTTGCCCTGGGCGGCGATTCACTGGCCGCGGTGCGCCTTGCGCGCGAAATCGGCGTGGCGATGGGTCGGACACCGGGACTGGGAACCATTTTCGCCTACCCGATGCTGGGACGGCTGGCAGCCGAGCTGGACACCGCGTCGCCGCAAAGCGCGGGTTTCGGACCCGCCTTGCTTCTGGCCCCCGGACCCGCGCAGATGGCACCGCTGTTTCTGCTGCCCCCGGCAGCAGGGCTGAGCTGGGCCTATCGCGCGCTGGCGCAAGGTCTGCATCCGCCCCGGCGCGTCTATGGCTTGCAACACCCCATGCTGATGCAGGACGATACCCTGCCTGCCAGTCTGCCGGCGCTTGCGCGCCATTACGCGGCACAGATCTGCGAACTGGCGCCGGACGGTCCACTGCACCTGGCAGGTTGGGCAGCAGGCGGCATCCTGGCGCAAGAGGTGGCAGTGATCCTGATGGCGCAGGGCCGCAGGCCCGGCATGGTGGCGCTGCTTGACAGCTATCCGGCCGAGCTCTGGCGCGACCGGGCAGCGGCACCGACTTCGGCCTCGGAACTGCTGATACAGGCGGGGTTCCTGCCCTCGTCAGGCGAGATGACGGATGAGCGCGACGCCAGCACCCTGGCGTCGCCCATGCTCGAGCGGGCGCTGGACAGTGCCCGCGCCCTGACCGAGCAGATTCGCGCCCATCACCACCGCCGGTATCAAGGCAAGCTGATCCATTTCCAGGGCCTGCCGCAGGATGCCAGCCAGGTGCCGCCCCCCGACAGCTGGGCGCCCTATGCCGAAGCGATCGAGGCGGTCCCGGTTCCGCTGGCGCATCAAGACTTCCTGCATCCGGACGGGGTGTTGCTGATCGCATCCGAACTGGGACGCCGCCTGGCCGAAACCGCCGCACCGACGCCCGGGCAGCAGGCGTGA
- a CDS encoding DUF2794 domain-containing protein has protein sequence MNAPTGFSADHDRVAFDRAELGAILSVYGRMVAAGEWRDYGMSFLRDMAVFSIFRRAAEHPLYRIEKRPRLRHAQGQYAVIAMDGRILKRGHDLPTVLRVLEKKLIRPVD, from the coding sequence ATGAACGCGCCGACCGGGTTTTCTGCCGACCATGACCGCGTGGCCTTTGACCGGGCCGAGCTGGGGGCGATCCTGTCGGTCTATGGCCGCATGGTGGCGGCCGGGGAATGGCGCGATTATGGCATGTCGTTCCTGCGCGACATGGCAGTGTTTTCGATCTTTCGCCGCGCGGCCGAGCACCCGCTGTATCGGATCGAAAAGCGCCCGCGGCTGCGCCATGCCCAGGGCCAGTATGCGGTGATTGCCATGGACGGTCGCATCCTGAAACGCGGCCACGACCTGCCCACCGTGCTGCGGGTTCTGGAAAAAAAGCTGATCCGCCCGGTCGATTAA
- a CDS encoding ABC transporter ATP-binding protein: MAENLQRTANLFARMWRDYLHPYWGRILLAMLFLIVEGSTLGLLSWMLKPLFDRVFVGGDTGAMWWVGGIIFGLFLLRATTFVINRSLMTSVSLAVSTTMQTDLLRHIMRLDNDFFQKNPPGALIERVQGDSIAVQGVWSTFISGMGRDIVSLVSLFAVAIAVDPEWTLAALIGAPILILPTLMVQRYMRRKMRQNRVNASDRATRLDEVLHGINAVKLNRMENYQAHRFAEIVDRIRLAEIKMSGIGATVPALIDVVTGLGFVGVLWLGGAEVTAGQRTVGDFMSFFSAMALAFQPLRRLGGVVGTWQTAAASLERIYAVLDQRPSIISGPREQPPPDTTITFQDVYLDYDGHPVLNGLSFTAEAGQTTALVGPSGAGKSTVFNVLTRLVDPRAGQVTLGGVPLAEFDLAVLRDQFSVVSQDAALFDETLRENILLGRPEDDQALRRAIVAAHVADFTDALPAGLDTAAGPRGSALSGGQRQRVAIARAVLRDAPVLLLDEATSALDAQSERLVQQALDDLSAGRTTLVIAHRLATVRQADKIVVIEAGRVVEQGSHDQLIARDGAYAALVKLQFGDR; the protein is encoded by the coding sequence ATGGCGGAAAACCTGCAACGCACGGCCAACCTGTTTGCGCGGATGTGGCGCGACTATCTGCATCCCTACTGGGGCCGCATCCTGCTGGCGATGCTGTTCCTGATTGTCGAGGGCTCGACGCTGGGCCTGCTCAGCTGGATGCTGAAGCCCCTGTTCGACCGCGTCTTTGTCGGCGGCGACACCGGCGCCATGTGGTGGGTGGGCGGCATCATCTTTGGTCTGTTCCTGCTGCGCGCGACCACATTCGTGATAAACCGCAGCCTGATGACCTCGGTCTCGCTGGCGGTGTCGACGACGATGCAGACCGACCTGTTGCGCCACATCATGCGGCTGGACAACGACTTCTTCCAGAAGAACCCGCCCGGCGCGCTGATCGAGCGGGTGCAGGGCGATTCCATCGCCGTGCAGGGGGTCTGGTCCACCTTCATTTCCGGCATGGGGCGCGACATCGTTTCGCTGGTGTCGCTGTTTGCGGTGGCGATTGCCGTCGATCCGGAATGGACGCTGGCGGCGCTGATCGGTGCGCCCATCCTGATCCTGCCAACCTTGATGGTGCAGCGCTACATGCGCCGCAAGATGCGCCAGAACCGGGTGAACGCCAGCGACCGCGCCACACGCCTCGACGAGGTTCTGCACGGCATCAACGCCGTCAAGCTGAACCGGATGGAGAACTATCAGGCGCATCGCTTTGCCGAGATCGTCGATCGCATCCGGCTTGCCGAAATCAAGATGTCGGGCATCGGCGCCACGGTGCCTGCCTTGATCGACGTGGTCACGGGGCTTGGCTTTGTCGGGGTGCTGTGGCTGGGCGGGGCCGAGGTTACCGCCGGCCAGCGCACCGTGGGCGATTTCATGTCGTTCTTTTCGGCCATGGCGCTGGCCTTTCAGCCGCTGCGGCGGCTGGGGGGGGTGGTCGGCACCTGGCAGACCGCCGCCGCCAGCCTCGAGCGCATCTATGCGGTTCTGGACCAGCGCCCCAGCATCATTTCGGGCCCGCGCGAGCAGCCGCCGCCCGACACCACCATCACCTTTCAGGACGTGTATCTGGACTATGACGGCCATCCGGTGCTGAACGGGCTCAGCTTTACCGCCGAGGCCGGACAGACCACCGCGCTGGTCGGGCCTTCGGGCGCGGGCAAGTCCACGGTGTTCAACGTGCTGACCCGGCTTGTCGATCCGCGCGCCGGGCAGGTCACGCTGGGGGGCGTGCCGCTGGCAGAATTCGACCTGGCGGTGCTGCGCGACCAGTTTTCGGTCGTCAGCCAGGACGCGGCGCTGTTCGACGAGACGCTGCGCGAGAACATCCTGCTGGGCCGCCCCGAGGACGACCAGGCCCTGCGCCGCGCCATCGTCGCCGCCCATGTCGCCGATTTCACCGATGCCCTGCCTGCGGGGCTTGATACGGCGGCGGGGCCGCGCGGCTCGGCCCTGTCGGGGGGGCAACGTCAGCGGGTGGCGATCGCGCGCGCGGTGCTGCGCGATGCGCCGGTGCTGCTGCTGGACGAGGCAACCAGCGCGCTGGACGCGCAAAGCGAACGGCTGGTCCAGCAGGCGCTGGACGATCTGTCGGCCGGGCGCACGACCCTGGTCATCGCCCATCGCCTGGCCACCGTGCGCCAGGCCGACAAGATCGTGGTGATCGAGGCGGGCCGGGTTGTCGAACAGGGCAGCCATGACCAGTTGATTGCCCGGGACGGTGCCTATGCCGCCCTGGTCAAACTGCAATTCGGAGACAGGTGA
- the ygfZ gene encoding CAF17-like 4Fe-4S cluster assembly/insertion protein YgfZ, which produces MRRILAVGGEDRVAFLQGLVTNDLRRLPCWAALLTPQGKYLADFLIVADGERLLIDVDARLAEDLLRRLSMYRLRSRVDLAALDMTVARGTGPMPAGAIADPRHPALGWRLYGGQGDDGSDWDAIRVAHCIPETLVELIPNETYILEAGFERLNGVDFRKGCYVGQEVTARMKHKTELKKGLMTVGIDGAAPVGTPILMPDGREAGVLYTQSGGRAIAYLRFDRLGPFADGGALTAADARILP; this is translated from the coding sequence ATGCGGCGTATTCTGGCGGTCGGCGGCGAGGATAGGGTTGCCTTCCTGCAAGGTCTGGTGACGAACGACCTGCGGCGCCTGCCCTGTTGGGCGGCGCTGTTGACGCCGCAGGGCAAGTATCTGGCCGATTTCCTGATCGTTGCCGATGGCGAGCGGTTGCTGATCGATGTCGATGCGCGACTGGCCGAGGATCTGTTGCGCCGTCTGAGCATGTATCGGCTGCGCTCGCGCGTAGATCTGGCGGCGCTGGACATGACGGTGGCGCGCGGCACAGGGCCCATGCCCGCCGGCGCCATCGCCGATCCGCGCCACCCGGCGCTGGGCTGGCGGCTTTATGGCGGCCAGGGCGACGACGGCAGCGACTGGGACGCGATCCGCGTCGCCCATTGCATCCCCGAAACCCTGGTGGAACTGATCCCAAACGAAACCTATATCCTCGAAGCCGGGTTCGAGCGGCTGAATGGGGTCGATTTCCGCAAGGGCTGCTATGTCGGCCAGGAGGTAACTGCCCGCATGAAGCACAAGACCGAGCTGAAAAAGGGGCTGATGACGGTCGGCATCGACGGCGCGGCCCCGGTCGGCACCCCGATCCTGATGCCCGACGGGCGCGAGGCCGGGGTGCTTTACACGCAATCGGGCGGCCGGGCGATTGCGTATCTGCGGTTTGACCGGCTGGGGCCCTTTGCCGATGGCGGCGCGCTGACGGCGGCGGACGCGCGCATCCTGCCATGA
- the dinB gene encoding DNA polymerase IV, whose protein sequence is MTAPPGPAGIRRIVHVDMDAFFASVEQRDDPRLRGLPVAVGGIERGVVAAASYEARRFGVRSAMPSRQALRLCPDLVFVKPRFDVYRAVSRQIREIFAEYTPLIEPLSLDEAYLDLTDHLHGRTATRIAQEIRARIRAATGLTASAGVSYNKFLAKLASDQRKPDGLFVIPPEAGPDFIHGLPIGRFHGIGPATAARMQAHGIHTGADLARQSLEFLTARFGKSGNYYWNIARGIDNREVRPDRIRKSIGAENTYFQDLRDLAAAETALAELAEKVWRHASNAGRSGRTVTLKVKYGNFRQITRARTLPVPAAGPGDLLAVACELLGPVFHDPHGVRLLGITLSGLQTAGAVDAPRQLGLFDQA, encoded by the coding sequence ATGACCGCGCCGCCGGGGCCGGCCGGCATCCGCCGCATCGTGCATGTGGACATGGATGCCTTTTTCGCCTCGGTCGAACAGCGCGACGACCCGCGCCTGCGCGGGCTGCCGGTGGCGGTCGGGGGGATCGAACGCGGCGTGGTCGCGGCCGCCAGCTATGAGGCGCGGCGCTTTGGCGTGCGCTCGGCCATGCCGTCGCGCCAGGCGCTGCGGCTGTGCCCCGACCTGGTGTTCGTCAAGCCGCGCTTCGATGTCTATCGCGCCGTCAGCCGGCAGATCCGCGAGATCTTCGCCGAATATACCCCGCTGATCGAGCCGCTGTCCCTTGACGAGGCCTATCTGGACCTGACCGATCATCTGCACGGCCGCACCGCCACCCGCATCGCCCAGGAAATCCGCGCCCGCATCCGCGCGGCGACGGGGCTGACGGCCTCGGCCGGGGTCAGTTACAACAAGTTCCTGGCCAAGCTGGCCTCGGACCAGCGCAAGCCCGACGGGCTGTTCGTGATCCCGCCCGAGGCGGGCCCGGATTTCATCCACGGCCTGCCGATCGGCCGCTTTCACGGCATCGGCCCGGCCACGGCCGCACGGATGCAGGCGCATGGCATCCATACCGGCGCCGATCTGGCCCGACAGAGCCTGGAGTTCCTGACCGCCCGTTTCGGCAAGTCCGGGAATTATTACTGGAATATTGCCCGCGGCATCGACAACCGCGAGGTGCGCCCCGACCGTATCCGCAAAAGCATCGGTGCCGAAAATACCTATTTTCAGGATCTGCGCGACCTGGCCGCGGCCGAAACGGCCCTGGCCGAACTGGCCGAAAAGGTCTGGCGCCATGCCAGCAATGCCGGCCGCAGCGGGCGCACCGTGACGCTGAAGGTGAAATACGGCAATTTCCGTCAGATCACCCGCGCCCGCACCTTGCCCGTCCCCGCTGCCGGGCCCGGCGATCTGCTTGCGGTGGCGTGCGAACTTTTGGGACCGGTGTTTCACGACCCGCATGGCGTAAGGCTCTTGGGCATCACGCTTTCGGGGCTGCAAACGGCGGGGGCGGTGGACGCCCCACGCCAATTGGGTCTGTTCGATCAGGCGTAA